In Bacteroidota bacterium, a single window of DNA contains:
- a CDS encoding cysteine desulfurase: MKPADNRVYFDNAATTPMDSRVIETMQALLAHNFGNPSSIHAEGRKAKTVLEQARKCMAKLLNVSTSEIIFTSGGTEADNTALRMAVKSLGVKNIITSPIEHHAVLHTLEELEQDAKIKIHWLKVDSQGKIDTIELQQKLSQNTHCLVSLMHGNNEIGTMNDLVEIGNICKQNNALFHSDTVQTIGHYPIDLGALNIDFAAGSAHKFNGPKGVGFLYVAKKHKISPFITGGNQERGYRAGTENIAGIAGMAKALEVALAELYSDRVRIEGLKNTFKKMLVQNFSEISFVGDNHNSLYTVLNTSFPPILTADLFLFQLDLHGISVSAGSACASGANKGSHVLEAIGANPKRNYIRFSFGKYNTAEELGLVIERIKQIFKEQQASQ; this comes from the coding sequence ATGAAACCGGCAGACAATAGGGTTTACTTTGACAATGCTGCCACCACACCGATGGACAGTAGGGTTATCGAGACCATGCAGGCTCTTTTGGCTCATAATTTTGGAAATCCTTCATCCATTCATGCAGAAGGCAGAAAAGCCAAGACCGTACTTGAACAAGCACGCAAATGCATGGCTAAATTGCTGAATGTATCTACTTCCGAAATTATTTTCACATCCGGTGGAACTGAGGCAGACAACACCGCACTCCGCATGGCAGTAAAGTCATTAGGAGTAAAAAATATTATCACCTCCCCAATTGAACATCATGCTGTCTTGCATACACTTGAAGAACTTGAACAAGATGCGAAAATTAAAATTCATTGGCTCAAAGTAGATAGTCAAGGCAAAATAGACACAATAGAGCTGCAACAAAAATTGTCACAAAACACCCACTGCTTGGTCAGTTTGATGCATGGGAACAACGAAATCGGAACCATGAATGACCTTGTAGAAATCGGCAATATTTGCAAGCAAAATAACGCCCTTTTCCATTCAGACACTGTTCAAACGATAGGTCATTACCCTATTGACTTAGGCGCACTCAACATAGATTTTGCAGCAGGTTCTGCACATAAATTTAACGGACCCAAGGGCGTAGGATTTTTGTATGTTGCAAAAAAGCACAAAATCTCTCCCTTCATTACCGGTGGCAACCAAGAACGAGGATATAGAGCAGGCACCGAAAACATAGCCGGTATCGCAGGAATGGCTAAGGCACTGGAAGTAGCATTGGCTGAACTCTATTCTGACCGAGTCAGAATCGAAGGTTTGAAAAATACTTTCAAAAAAATGCTGGTTCAAAATTTTTCTGAAATTAGCTTTGTAGGTGACAACCACAATTCTCTATACACCGTCCTAAACACGTCATTTCCGCCTATTTTGACTGCAGATTTATTTTTATTCCAATTGGATTTGCACGGCATTTCGGTGTCTGCAGGCAGCGCATGCGCATCGGGCGCAAACAAAGGCTCGCATGTATTAGAAGCGATTGGTGCTAATCCGAAAAGAAACTATATTCGCTTTTCGTTTGGCAAGTACAATACTGCAGAAGAACTTGGTCTTGTAATAGAACGCATAAAACAAATATTTAAAGAACAGCAAGCAAGCCAATGA
- a CDS encoding DUF4349 domain-containing protein, with the protein MNSTLKIFALVAITIFLGCNTHQENPQSSDAALEKSFTENNINPSEDNPNKSIERKIIKEGSISFESSDVKATKSLISKTLSELHGYYADDNIYDYEDKTEYAVTIRIPANMFDSLLDRISQNAKKIDSKNINTLDATEEFIDIEARLRNKKELENRYKELIKQARGVDEILSIEKEINTLRSDIDAMEGRLKYLTDRVAYSTLNVTFYEKKIPEFGFGSKVVSGIVNGWSNLLWFLIGLINLWPFMILIGGTIFIYKRYRRKHKKITKTNN; encoded by the coding sequence ATGAACAGTACACTTAAAATCTTTGCATTGGTAGCTATTACCATATTCTTGGGCTGCAATACCCATCAAGAAAACCCTCAGTCATCTGATGCTGCTTTAGAGAAATCTTTTACAGAAAATAATATAAACCCATCGGAAGACAACCCCAACAAAAGCATAGAACGAAAAATCATCAAAGAAGGCAGTATCAGTTTCGAATCTTCTGATGTAAAAGCTACCAAGTCATTGATTTCCAAAACTCTCTCTGAGTTACACGGTTATTATGCCGATGATAATATTTACGATTATGAAGACAAGACAGAATATGCTGTAACCATTCGCATTCCCGCCAATATGTTTGACTCCTTATTAGACAGGATTTCTCAAAATGCAAAAAAAATTGACAGCAAAAACATAAATACACTTGATGCAACCGAAGAGTTTATTGATATAGAGGCACGTCTGAGAAACAAAAAGGAATTAGAAAATCGATATAAAGAATTAATAAAGCAAGCAAGGGGTGTTGATGAGATACTATCCATAGAAAAGGAAATCAACACATTAAGAAGTGACATAGACGCAATGGAAGGCAGATTGAAATATCTCACAGACAGAGTTGCATATAGTACCCTTAATGTAACTTTTTATGAGAAAAAAATTCCGGAGTTCGGCTTTGGTTCCAAGGTTGTTAGCGGCATAGTCAACGGCTGGTCAAATCTGTTGTGGTTTTTGATTGGATTAATCAATTTGTGGCCATTTATGATTTTAATTGGTGGAACAATATTCATTTACAAACGCTATAGACGTAAGCACAAAAAAATAACAAAAACTAACAATTAA
- the ubiE gene encoding bifunctional demethylmenaquinone methyltransferase/2-methoxy-6-polyprenyl-1,4-benzoquinol methylase UbiE, which produces MQEAQNTVKPDMSSELGKKDQVVEMFDSISKRYDFLNRFLSLGIDQSWRRKAIQSILPINPKKILDVATGTADLAIAATKYAKPESITGVDISPEMLNIGKEKITKAGLTDIISLQIEDSTKLSFADNAFDAVTVGFGVRNFENMQAGLAEIFRVIKPGGMVAVLEFSQPTTIIVKQCYNFYFKTILPTWGRLVSGNNRAYSYLPASVLAFPDGQRFLDILTNLGFKQSKQKKLTFGICSLYTAIK; this is translated from the coding sequence ATGCAAGAAGCACAAAATACAGTAAAGCCGGACATGTCTTCAGAGCTTGGCAAGAAAGACCAAGTTGTAGAAATGTTTGATTCGATATCTAAGAGATATGATTTCCTAAATCGTTTTCTTTCTTTGGGTATTGACCAATCATGGAGGAGAAAAGCTATCCAAAGCATTTTGCCTATTAATCCCAAAAAAATATTAGATGTTGCTACCGGCACAGCCGATCTTGCCATAGCTGCCACCAAATATGCAAAGCCTGAATCCATTACCGGAGTGGACATTTCTCCCGAAATGTTGAATATTGGTAAAGAAAAAATTACAAAAGCCGGGCTTACGGATATTATTTCTCTTCAAATAGAAGACTCAACTAAATTATCATTTGCCGACAATGCTTTTGATGCTGTAACGGTTGGATTTGGAGTACGCAATTTCGAAAATATGCAAGCAGGACTTGCGGAAATATTCAGGGTGATTAAACCCGGTGGCATGGTGGCGGTTTTGGAGTTCTCACAACCCACCACAATCATTGTCAAACAATGTTATAACTTTTATTTTAAAACAATTTTACCAACTTGGGGACGTTTAGTTTCAGGGAACAATAGAGCATATTCATATTTACCTGCATCGGTTTTGGCTTTTCCAGACGGACAAAGGTTTTTGGATATTCTTACAAACTTAGGATTTAAACAATCTAAACAGAAAAAATTAACTTTTGGGATTTGCAGTCTATACACCGCTATAAAATAA
- the efp gene encoding elongation factor P has translation MAKASDLSNGAIIRFNGELYQITEFIHRTPGNLRAFYQAKMKNLLSGKSAEYRFGTDEAVEMVRVEVRELQYLYKDGNSLVCMDNETFEQIYIPETMFGDTASFMKEEMKVLASFEGDRVISATGPNHVELVITYTEPGIKGDTATNTLKPATLETGAQVMVPLFCDEGQKVKIDTRTGQYVERVK, from the coding sequence ATGGCAAAAGCATCAGACTTATCTAACGGAGCCATCATCCGTTTCAATGGCGAACTGTACCAGATTACTGAATTTATTCACAGAACGCCCGGCAACCTGCGTGCATTCTATCAAGCAAAAATGAAAAACCTGCTTTCAGGCAAATCAGCAGAATATCGTTTTGGCACAGATGAAGCTGTTGAAATGGTGAGAGTAGAAGTGCGTGAATTGCAATACTTATACAAAGATGGCAACAGTCTTGTGTGCATGGACAACGAAACTTTCGAGCAAATCTACATTCCTGAAACCATGTTTGGCGACACTGCTTCATTCATGAAAGAAGAGATGAAAGTACTTGCTTCTTTTGAAGGTGATAGAGTTATCTCCGCAACCGGACCGAACCACGTGGAATTGGTTATTACTTATACCGAACCGGGCATTAAAGGCGACACTGCTACCAACACTTTAAAACCGGCAACACTCGAAACCGGTGCACAAGTAATGGTTCCACTTTTCTGCGATGAAGGTCAAAAAGTAAAAATAGATACCCGCACAGGTCAATACGTTGAAAGGGTTAAGTAA
- a CDS encoding PorT family protein, with protein MQSIHRYKIIFCCLLLLPVYNAHAQWFKRTLGGEIDPLRYERAPFHMGFSIVGDYGKFKIVPVESLLSQDSLLSIRTQGFPGIGFGGIMNLRLSKHWHIRALPQLNFNQRNVFFEFRDRTDMIEVESITFDIPVLIKYQGTRHNNYNMYVIGGVRPSHDFSAKQDKQRGPLIKQVALRKQSISYEFGFGFDIYTTYFKFSPEIKMSNSITNVISKDSYIYNGSINFLQTRLFQISFHFE; from the coding sequence TTGCAGTCTATACACCGCTATAAAATAATCTTCTGTTGCCTGCTGCTGTTGCCGGTATACAATGCACATGCACAATGGTTTAAACGTACCTTAGGAGGAGAAATTGACCCTTTGCGTTATGAAAGAGCTCCTTTTCACATGGGCTTTTCCATTGTCGGAGATTATGGCAAATTCAAGATTGTACCGGTAGAAAGTTTGCTCAGTCAAGATTCTTTGCTTAGCATTCGTACCCAAGGCTTCCCGGGTATTGGATTTGGTGGAATTATGAACTTGCGTTTGAGCAAACATTGGCATATACGTGCACTGCCTCAACTGAATTTCAATCAACGCAATGTTTTTTTTGAATTTAGAGACAGAACTGACATGATTGAAGTTGAGAGTATTACATTTGACATTCCTGTGTTAATCAAATACCAAGGAACTCGACACAATAACTACAATATGTATGTGATTGGAGGCGTGCGTCCTTCGCATGATTTTTCTGCAAAACAAGACAAACAGCGCGGACCGCTTATCAAGCAGGTTGCACTCAGAAAACAATCCATTTCCTATGAATTCGGGTTTGGTTTTGATATTTACACCACATATTTCAAATTTTCTCCCGAAATCAAAATGAGTAATTCTATTACCAATGTGATTTCCAAAGATTCGTATATCTATAATGGCTCTATCAATTTTCTTCAAACCCGATTATTTCAGATTTCCTTTCACTTTGAATAA
- the speB gene encoding agmatinase: MKVLGTEDNFLGIEDPSLYQYDSSKVLIQSFPYEHTSSYLQGSNIGPEEILKASHYVEFYDEETDHEAFRKTGICTLVPYEIGGRVNKEAIDFLYQQTKVHIGNGKFVVTLGAEHSIAVSMVKAYQDKYPNLKCLQIDAHSDLRQAYQDNPYSHASALARVFDLGVPLTQVGIRAQCIEESQLIKNNPDKIHTWYAHMVHSTPNWIDRVVDTLQGAPVYITIDADGFDPAVMPAVGTAEPNGLSWHQGTQLLKKVAEKCNVVGFDIVEIAPKEGEILTQFNCAKLLYKFISYLSFYNKI, translated from the coding sequence ATGAAAGTATTAGGCACAGAAGATAATTTTCTTGGGATAGAAGACCCGAGTTTGTATCAATATGACTCCAGCAAGGTACTCATTCAGTCTTTCCCTTATGAGCATACTTCATCCTATTTGCAAGGCTCAAACATTGGACCTGAAGAGATCTTGAAGGCTTCGCACTATGTTGAATTTTATGATGAAGAGACTGACCACGAAGCATTCCGAAAAACAGGTATCTGTACCTTAGTCCCTTATGAAATCGGAGGCAGAGTAAATAAAGAAGCCATTGATTTTTTGTATCAACAAACCAAAGTTCATATTGGAAACGGTAAATTTGTAGTAACCCTTGGGGCAGAACATTCTATAGCTGTTTCTATGGTAAAGGCTTACCAAGATAAATATCCGAATCTTAAATGTTTACAGATTGATGCACACTCCGATTTAAGACAAGCATATCAAGACAACCCATACTCGCATGCAAGTGCGCTGGCAAGAGTCTTTGATTTGGGAGTTCCGCTCACACAAGTGGGTATCAGGGCTCAGTGCATTGAAGAATCTCAACTCATAAAGAATAATCCCGACAAAATCCATACATGGTATGCACACATGGTACACAGCACTCCTAATTGGATAGATAGAGTTGTGGATACACTCCAAGGTGCGCCTGTTTATATAACCATTGATGCAGACGGGTTCGACCCGGCTGTAATGCCTGCAGTTGGCACAGCTGAACCAAACGGATTGAGCTGGCATCAGGGAACTCAGTTATTAAAAAAAGTAGCCGAAAAATGTAATGTAGTAGGTTTTGACATTGTTGAAATTGCACCTAAAGAAGGTGAAATCCTCACTCAGTTCAACTGTGCCAAATTGCTTTATAAATTCATTTCCTATTTGTCTTTTTACAACAAAATCTAA
- a CDS encoding LptF/LptG family permease, with protein sequence MLKRIDKYIIKTFLTTFLVTLGLFSIIIIVFDIGEKLDDFITNKAPVKEIIVNYYFNFIPQIMNMFSPIFVFVSVIFFTSKMAQRTEIVAILASGVSYKRFLRPYIYTALILGVLSYFLNGWIIPHADKKRAAFENTYTRNKFHSRSGIHRQIKPDVFLSIDWFSQYDSSGTNVTLEQYKNGQLISKTYARRMSFNYGAEKWQLQDVFSREYNKDGSQTIHSYNTLDTAIQFDPSDFFLRVEDLQTFDNNELTKIIHAEQERGSENVYLYTTEKYRRMASPFSTFILTIIGVCVSSKKTRGGIGVSLGIGIGLSFSFLFIVQFFNSYGATGLLSAPLAVSIPNILYLGIAWILYKKVQK encoded by the coding sequence ATGCTTAAAAGGATTGACAAGTACATCATCAAAACTTTTCTTACCACATTCTTGGTAACCTTGGGGCTATTCAGCATCATTATTATTGTATTTGATATAGGAGAAAAACTGGATGATTTTATTACCAATAAAGCACCTGTAAAAGAGATTATTGTTAATTATTATTTCAACTTTATTCCGCAAATCATGAATATGTTTAGTCCCATATTTGTGTTTGTTTCGGTCATCTTTTTCACTTCCAAAATGGCACAACGCACTGAAATTGTTGCCATTCTTGCATCCGGTGTTTCATACAAAAGATTTTTAAGACCTTATATATACACTGCCTTGATATTGGGTGTACTCTCATACTTTCTCAACGGCTGGATTATTCCTCATGCAGACAAAAAGCGAGCAGCATTTGAAAACACATACACTCGCAATAAATTCCATTCTCGTTCCGGCATTCACCGCCAAATCAAGCCTGATGTTTTTTTGTCCATTGACTGGTTCAGCCAATACGACAGCTCCGGCACAAATGTTACCTTAGAACAATATAAAAACGGGCAACTGATTTCCAAAACGTATGCACGCAGAATGAGTTTTAATTATGGTGCGGAGAAATGGCAATTACAAGATGTTTTTTCACGTGAATATAACAAAGACGGCAGTCAGACCATTCACAGCTACAACACCTTAGATACTGCTATTCAATTTGATCCCTCAGACTTTTTCTTAAGGGTAGAAGATTTACAAACTTTTGACAACAACGAACTCACCAAGATTATTCACGCTGAACAAGAAAGAGGCTCAGAGAATGTATATTTATATACAACAGAAAAGTACAGACGCATGGCATCTCCCTTTTCTACTTTTATTCTGACCATCATCGGAGTTTGTGTTTCATCCAAAAAAACACGTGGAGGAATCGGTGTCAGCCTTGGGATTGGAATAGGTTTGAGTTTCAGTTTTTTGTTTATCGTGCAATTTTTTAACAGTTATGGCGCAACAGGCTTGCTTAGTGCCCCGCTTGCAGTCTCCATTCCCAACATATTATATTTAGGTATTGCCTGGATATTATATAAAAAAGTACAAAAATAG
- the dprA gene encoding DNA-processing protein DprA, giving the protein MTQEELMYGMALKNVPNIGDKSAKNLIAYCGSAEAVFKSKKSTLLKIPDIGIKSAESIAGYREFDKITQEIEFAQSKDINIYFYFDKEYPQRLKDCNDSPLFIFVKGNTNLNAQKVLAVVGTRNATQYGKDFCYSLGQALNGTGCLIVSGLAFGIDTHAHKEALKAHLPTVAVLGHGLKTISPPRNRNLAKEILDSEGALITEFLSEEPPNPENFPQRNRIVAGMCDGLIIVESGIRGGSMITAELAWGYDREIYALPGRINDVHSLGCNRLISTNKAMSIENAEKLVEYLGWNQQGQAKKLPVNIEQNLSELERKIFNLMRSGEKHIDNLSAEAGMGLSNLSMLLLDLEFKGIIVSLPGKVYKLRA; this is encoded by the coding sequence ATGACACAGGAAGAACTCATGTATGGGATGGCACTCAAAAATGTTCCCAACATTGGCGATAAGTCTGCAAAAAATTTAATTGCCTATTGTGGTTCTGCCGAAGCAGTTTTCAAATCAAAAAAAAGTACCCTGCTCAAAATACCGGATATCGGTATCAAATCAGCGGAATCCATTGCCGGATATCGCGAATTTGACAAAATCACACAAGAAATTGAATTTGCGCAAAGCAAGGACATCAACATCTATTTCTATTTTGACAAAGAATATCCTCAAAGGCTCAAAGACTGCAACGATTCGCCCCTTTTTATTTTTGTCAAAGGAAACACCAATCTCAATGCTCAAAAAGTTTTGGCAGTTGTAGGCACCAGAAACGCCACTCAATACGGTAAGGATTTCTGTTATTCCTTAGGACAAGCGCTGAATGGCACAGGTTGTTTGATTGTGAGCGGACTTGCATTTGGAATCGACACCCATGCACACAAAGAAGCACTGAAAGCTCATTTACCTACGGTTGCTGTATTGGGACACGGACTCAAGACTATTTCACCTCCGCGCAATCGCAACCTTGCTAAAGAAATATTAGACTCAGAGGGGGCACTTATAACAGAATTCTTATCTGAAGAACCACCCAATCCTGAAAATTTTCCGCAACGAAACCGCATAGTAGCAGGCATGTGTGACGGGCTAATCATTGTAGAGAGCGGAATCAGAGGCGGTTCTATGATTACAGCCGAACTTGCATGGGGATATGACCGTGAAATCTACGCACTGCCGGGTAGAATCAATGATGTGCATTCATTGGGATGCAATAGGCTCATAAGCACTAACAAAGCCATGAGCATTGAAAATGCCGAAAAACTGGTTGAATACTTAGGGTGGAATCAACAAGGACAAGCAAAAAAATTACCGGTCAATATAGAACAAAACCTGAGTGAACTTGAAAGAAAAATATTCAACTTGATGCGTTCAGGCGAAAAGCATATTGACAACTTATCTGCAGAAGCAGGTATGGGGCTTAGTAATTTATCTATGTTGCTGTTAGACCTTGAATTTAAAGGTATTATAGTTTCACTGCCAGGCAAAGTCTATAAATTGCGTGCCTGA
- the yihA gene encoding ribosome biogenesis GTP-binding protein YihA/YsxC: protein MSDKLVQTALFKASYPNYEIMPDFHKPEFAFIGRSNVGKSSLINMLTGRKELALTSSKPGKTKQIVCFEIDTNWMLVDLPGFGYAKTSMVNRMEMSGLVKNYLKKRQQLFGVFLLIDIRHKPQAIDLDFMEWCAYNKVPFMMAFTKSDKLKPKEIEVTVRLYNEALQEDWEELPQQFICSSLTGEGREDILKFIKSFTR, encoded by the coding sequence ATGAGTGATAAATTAGTGCAAACCGCTTTGTTTAAGGCATCTTATCCTAACTATGAGATTATGCCGGATTTTCATAAACCCGAATTTGCTTTTATCGGCAGATCAAATGTGGGCAAATCTTCACTCATCAATATGTTGACCGGCAGAAAAGAACTTGCGCTAACATCCTCAAAACCCGGTAAAACAAAACAAATTGTGTGTTTTGAGATAGATACAAACTGGATGTTGGTGGACCTGCCCGGATTTGGATACGCCAAAACTTCAATGGTTAATAGGATGGAAATGAGCGGTCTGGTTAAAAATTATTTGAAAAAAAGACAGCAATTGTTTGGGGTCTTTTTGTTGATTGATATTAGACACAAACCTCAAGCAATTGACTTGGATTTTATGGAATGGTGTGCATACAACAAGGTGCCGTTTATGATGGCTTTTACTAAATCAGATAAATTAAAACCCAAAGAAATCGAAGTTACGGTGAGACTATATAATGAAGCTCTGCAAGAAGATTGGGAGGAATTGCCACAGCAATTCATTTGTTCATCGCTTACGGGCGAAGGCAGGGAAGATATTCTTAAGTTTATTAAAAGTTTTACGAGATAA
- a CDS encoding helix-hairpin-helix domain-containing protein, with protein sequence MKPIWKLKLKAYFSFNHYEKIIVWIFITLLIVLSGTMFYVNRKHFDSHTPLTNNKALTDSLQKLISNRNEKKQTETAQPFYFNPNTADSSTLVSLGFYPKLAARLIKYRTKAPFKKPDDLKKLYGINDDFVDELASFMIFEKAIETPIITTKIPASTIKKESIKIELNTAQAEEFMLMKGIGVKLSKRIVTYRENLGGFLNQWQLLEVWGIDSSIIIQNEELFTIDTSHIQHISINTADWKTLNKHPYIQGREASLIINYRLQHGNYQSINDVKKIKALSKEFIDKIEPYLIFE encoded by the coding sequence ATGAAACCGATTTGGAAACTAAAACTTAAAGCCTATTTTTCTTTTAATCATTACGAGAAAATAATAGTCTGGATTTTTATTACCCTTTTGATTGTATTGTCAGGAACCATGTTCTATGTCAATCGCAAACACTTTGATTCACACACTCCTCTTACTAACAACAAAGCACTTACTGACTCTTTGCAAAAATTGATTAGCAACCGAAATGAGAAAAAACAAACCGAAACTGCCCAGCCTTTTTATTTCAATCCTAACACAGCAGATAGTTCCACATTAGTATCACTTGGATTCTATCCTAAACTTGCTGCCAGACTTATCAAATACAGAACAAAAGCACCGTTCAAAAAACCCGATGATCTCAAAAAACTTTATGGAATCAACGATGATTTTGTGGATGAACTGGCATCTTTTATGATTTTTGAAAAAGCTATCGAAACCCCTATAATCACTACAAAAATCCCTGCTTCCACTATAAAAAAAGAGAGCATCAAGATTGAATTGAACACAGCACAAGCCGAAGAGTTCATGTTGATGAAAGGTATTGGAGTAAAGCTGAGTAAACGCATTGTTACCTATCGTGAAAATCTGGGCGGCTTTCTCAACCAATGGCAACTGCTTGAAGTATGGGGTATTGACTCATCTATCATTATACAAAATGAAGAATTGTTTACCATTGACACTTCACACATACAACATATTTCCATCAATACTGCCGATTGGAAAACATTAAACAAACATCCTTATATTCAAGGCAGAGAAGCTTCTCTGATTATAAATTACCGATTACAACACGGCAATTACCAATCTATTAATGATGTAAAGAAAATTAAAGCATTGTCGAAAGAATTCATTGACAAAATTGAACCCTATTTGATATTTGAGTAA
- the tgt gene encoding tRNA guanosine(34) transglycosylase Tgt: protein MKFTLTHSLSDSHARAGTIETAHGIINTPVFMPVGTQATVKGIYREQLSDDLKAKIILGNTYHIYLRPGIEIIKQAGGLHRFIGWENAMLTDSGGFQVYSLSANRKLKEEGADFKSHIDGSKHFFTPENVMDIQRAIGADIIMAFDECAPYPCDYDYAEKSMELTHRWLKRCITRFDNTEPLYGYNQTLFPIVQGSTYPDLRKRSAEFIASCDRPGNAIGGVSVGEPTELMYEITETVCAILPKDKPRYLMGVGKPENILEGISMGVDMFDCVMPTRNGRNGTVFTSEGIINLKNTKWKDDFSALDPILTPEYSKAYIKHLCMAQEMLFAMVASMQNLRLYMWLMENAREKIKDGTFESWKRQILPKLTRKL, encoded by the coding sequence ATGAAATTTACGCTTACCCATTCCTTGTCTGACAGCCATGCCAGAGCCGGCACTATCGAAACGGCACATGGAATTATCAACACTCCTGTTTTTATGCCGGTGGGTACACAAGCTACTGTCAAAGGTATTTACAGAGAACAGCTAAGCGATGATTTAAAAGCCAAAATTATACTTGGAAACACCTACCATATTTATCTCAGACCCGGAATAGAAATCATCAAACAAGCAGGTGGACTTCATCGGTTTATCGGATGGGAGAATGCAATGCTCACAGACAGTGGAGGATTTCAGGTGTATTCACTTTCAGCAAATAGAAAACTCAAAGAAGAAGGAGCTGATTTCAAGTCACATATTGACGGCTCAAAACACTTTTTCACTCCTGAAAATGTGATGGATATTCAGAGAGCCATAGGAGCTGATATTATAATGGCTTTTGACGAATGTGCACCCTATCCTTGCGACTATGACTATGCAGAAAAGAGCATGGAACTCACCCATCGTTGGCTCAAAAGGTGCATTACGCGTTTTGATAACACTGAACCTCTTTACGGATATAATCAAACGCTTTTCCCCATAGTACAAGGCAGCACCTATCCTGATTTGAGAAAACGTTCAGCCGAATTCATTGCTTCGTGCGACAGACCCGGCAATGCAATTGGGGGTGTATCAGTTGGCGAGCCAACAGAATTAATGTATGAAATTACCGAAACTGTTTGTGCTATTCTGCCTAAAGACAAACCTCGTTATTTGATGGGAGTTGGCAAACCCGAAAATATTTTGGAAGGTATCTCTATGGGTGTTGATATGTTTGACTGTGTAATGCCTACACGCAACGGCAGAAACGGTACTGTTTTTACAAGCGAAGGGATTATCAACCTAAAAAACACAAAATGGAAAGATGATTTTTCTGCGTTAGACCCCATATTAACACCGGAATACAGCAAAGCTTATATCAAACATCTTTGCATGGCGCAAGAAATGCTCTTTGCGATGGTGGCAAGTATGCAAAACCTCAGACTCTATATGTGGCTTATGGAAAATGCCAGAGAAAAAATAAAAGATGGTACTTTTGAGAGTTGGAAAAGACAAATTTTACCCAAACTGACAAGAAAATTATAG